tttcaaacctcgcccaagtattggtcgagcagttgcatatgtacacgtcatcacctaagctctccaactcaaggatggtccagcttccttttgcctttacctgcaccacaaagcacccgtgagccgaagcccaacaagaaaactcatatgctcataaacagtcatatcatgatatcaaatcatatctggcatgcctagcaaacatagctatattcagcatgcaaatgagttcaaacaaagctggggtatccaggataagaaatcctacccttctgattggaggaccctCAAGTCacacctaatcagatgagtgactgccaaacaagtcactaggggctcagataagaaatcctgcccttctgattggatgactatcaagccaatcctaatcagatgagtgtcgcaagacttgaggttccgataaaccatgctgagtgaccaacaagcaagtcactaggggcctcagtgcccaaagccaggcatatgatgatcaaaatgatcatacagagctcatagctctgatcagatgagtgaatatcacttgaggttccgataaaccatactgagtgaccaacaaacaagtcactaggggcccagtgcccattgcCGTGTAATgacaccgttacctgggctttcctacaatggctcttatcaaatgagtgactgacaagcatgtcactgagggtcggtgcccatagccatgtgacctaacagtcacggggctcgctagccctggctctaaatgactagcctttggctagataagcgcttgtttatattcatcgaacttgaggtcggtcctgcattaatgctctttgagtcattcaatgcagaaggtcgaTTTGATCTGATCGAcatggcttgcgtggaacacgctaaggccgtcctgactagtgagtcagcccaatgtgaccagtgcctagtaccattgccgaacctgactaataagtcacagcttcacaattgatactaacacctttgccaattctgactagttagtcagagccatgcacaagtaagcaatgctatcaaacatatatcatatgtcacacatccaaagatgaggcattcaacatgcttacttaacaattgtgagcataataatgatcatgcacaaacacagagactcaagctctgaccactctcatattcatcattcatggcatgccctaatcacatgtttctcgtgcatcacatgcatcacacttaatcatccagcatgtctcagtaataatcatatgcaaatgggaaaagttgccaagcattcattatgctatcaatgtttacatttaaacatccaacatgcatcataaatagccatgcatgtcacacatggggtggagttttcttaccttcggtccaagcacaggttaccaacaaatgagccacaagcacgatcccgattccaagcctctagtggtaacctagtcacaaccacaaatggtgatccaacgagttcaagttctaaaaccaacccttgaactaaaacttagcctccaagacatcaatcctcactaatccgggtagtaggaatgatcccgaggcctaaaaccatgttcccgaggtcaaaacacccaaacgggctcaaaagcttGCCTGAGCTGCGGCCCTggaaccttgagccgcggcccccagcacaaccAGAGGTaagtgccgcggcgcccaacaccaagggccgcggtgaCCAGCAAGAGCAAAACAGGGCACCtacttcatcgagcaagggccgcggcgcccaagaacagggccgcgacccaacttcggggcagccattttttcttcatttttaaccttttaaaacctcccaaaaacatgtctaaacattcccaatcatcaaataaaagttcccaaactccccaatggtccaaaaccaccaaaacctgaggctcaaacgaactaaaaactcaacaattcacaaagtccaattcaagcttaaaaacttttaaaaacttaaaacttaaacttgaattacctccaattgagttgtttccaactaaatcctccggttaatatgcttctaattctccttaggattgctatgccttgatcctcgcttgattccgagtcttagaactcaagttatctttgaaaacgcgatcgggaaacgaaaagggaacttttagggagagagaacgtacagaacgttctttttattttcttaaaaggttacttcaagcttaagtagcttccaataaaacctaattctcggggtcccgaaaacacccccggggatattatagtcaaaacttcctgaatttccccctgatcttactaactcccaatttatcaccaaatattaattcccattacccgataacccggtaatgctctaaataccccttgacttactccaagtcaagcttaaatcccgttgtgactttcccactagcttacctcctaggatcgtcttgtgttgggtaaccctggcataaccaaataataacaaagcaccacgatcatttcacatatatgccaaaaatgcccgaaatggccaaaatatgaaaatcacccaattaatcacaaatgggttcacatgcatatttaatatacctaaacatgcatattatcattaaatagcataataaagcaattatagccctcccgacctcctaatcaaggtcctcaaccttattaggaaatttggggcattacagtcacATTATCAAGGTATATTAAGGGCAATCGAGGCCTCTCGAGGCAAATTATCCAATTaaattcttatacacctatcgagttttattgaGGACAGTTGAGGCACATCGAGGCATACTGCCCAAAAAAATTCTTATGAACCCATCGAGGCACATACTGTATTTTAAGTTCTATGCCTCTATCGAGGTtaatcgaggcatatcgaggtatcCATTGGACATCATCGAATGGGGGTTTAtcaaggtccatcgaggaccatcgagcctCATTGAGGTATTAACATCCTAACACTATCGAGGCACGtcaaggtccatcgaggaccatcaagCCTTTATGAATGCAacccatcgaggcctatcgagtttCATTGAAACTCATAAAGGCAGACAAAAAACCAAGAAAAAATTGTAGGAAGCCTCCAAAATTCATTGCGGCAGTGAAAAATTGCAAtgaaacatgaaggcatacacataTTTGTTCGAAATAGCACAAGTAATGTAGACAAACTAGTTTTCTCactaaatataacaaatatatacttacacATACGATTTttgcccctagatccgaaatcTAAAATGAAGTTTCTTGGCTTGAAAGGATTCACAATTTGCCCCTATATCCGAAATTCAAAATGAACTCGAAAATTAGTATACATTATGATAAAGGTGGctgacttgttttttttttgtgtatgaGAGCTTGAGATATAGAGAGGGAAAACGTAAGAGATGGAGagtgaagactatgagaaaaaAAGAGGGAAAACTTATGTCAGAGTCATTTTGGGAATTCAGGGGAATACTAGgataaaaatgtgatgttttttaaGCTTAGTATTATTTTGTCACGGGACACCGTTTGATGCatcaaaagtcaaatttcccttaaACAATAGCAATTAAGTTCCTAATATGGAATTTTTTGACTAATTATTTATGCAAAAGATTGCATGGTATGGCCAAAGTAGAAAAGTTAGAGATCTTGAATTCATAATTTTCTTTATGACACTATAATTTAATATGTagaagtttttatttttatttttcattgtaagaaaaaaaaattataatgttaATTAATTGGAGGAATGTATTCTATATTTTTGCCTTTCTATTTTGCCATGTTATGCAatctttttcataaaaatatagtATAAAAAATTACATACATGAACTTAATTGCTAATGTTTGATGAGTTTAGAAATTTAATTGCTATATTTTATAGTTTAGGGACCAATTTGATAAACTAGTTATAGTTAAGGGGTTTACACTAAAAAtctaatttataaatatatattgatttatttaattttaaggaagaaaaaaaactcatttGGCTTTTGAGTCCCCTCCCTTCCCTCCTCTTCTTTAACTCACCTGAAAAACCCTCAAAACCTAAACCCTAATTCTGAGTCTGCGTTTTCTTCTACCACCCTTAGACCACTGCCTTTCTTGCCATGGCTGAACTAAAGCTCTCAGAGAGCAGGGACCTGACCCGAATAGAGCGAATAGGTGCACACTCCCACATTCGGGGTCTTGGCCTGGACTCAACATTAGAACCCCGAGCCGTCTCCGAGGGAATGGTTGGCCAGACGGCGGCCCGAAAGGCCGCCGGTGTCATTCTCCAGATGATTAAGGAAGGAAAAATAGCGGGTCGTGCCGTTCTGTTGGCGGGTCAACCCGGAACCGGAAAGACTGCTATCGCCATGGGTATGGCGAAGTCGCTGGGTTTGGAAACCCCTTTTGCCATGATTGCTGGGAGCGAGCTTTTCTCTCTGGAGATGTCCAAGACGGAAGCCCTAATGCAGGCATTTCGTAAGGCCATTGGGGTGAGAATCAAGGAGGATACGGAGGTGATTGAGGGCGAAGTCGTTGAGGTTCAAATTGACCGGCCGGCGGTGACCGGAGCGGCCTCGAAGACCGGGAAATTGACATTGAAGACGACGGAGATGGAGACGGTGTACGATTTGGGAGCGAAGATGATTGAGGCCTTGGGCAAGGAAAAGGTGCAGAGTGGGGATATCATCGCTATTGATAAGGCTTCGGGGAAAATTACCAAACTTGGGAGGTCGTTTTCGAGGTCGAGGGACTACGACGCCATGGGACCCCAGACCAAGTTCGTGCAATGTCCAGACGGGGAGTTGCAGAAGCGCAAGGAGGTCGTTCACTGTGTCACACTTCATGAGATTGATGTTATCAATAGCAGGTATCCTTG
The genomic region above belongs to Humulus lupulus chromosome 1, drHumLupu1.1, whole genome shotgun sequence and contains:
- the LOC133807409 gene encoding uncharacterized protein LOC133807409: MAELKLSESRDLTRIERIGAHSHIRGLGLDSTLEPRAVSEGMVGQTAARKAAGVILQMIKEGKIAGRAVLLAGQPGTGKTAIAMGMAKSLGLETPFAMIAGSELFSLEMSKTEALMQAFRKAIGVRIKEDTEVIEGEVVEVQIDRPAVTGAASKTGKLTLKTTEMETVYDLGAKMIEALGKEKVQSGDIIAIDKASGKITKLGRSFSRSRDYDAMGPQTKFVQCPDGELQKRKEVVHCVTLHEIDVINSRTQGFLALFTGDTGEIRAEVREQIDTKVAEWREEGKAEIVPGVLFIDEVHMLDIECFSFLNRALENEMAPILVVATNRGITTIRGTTYKSPHGIPIDLLDRLLIISTQPYTEEEIRQILDIRCQEEEVDMSEEAKILLTKIGVDTSLRYAINLITSGSLACLKRKGKTVEMEDINRVYHLFLDVKRSTQYLMEFQNQYMFSNEDGEEDEVTAMQT